In Nocardia sputorum, a single genomic region encodes these proteins:
- a CDS encoding HIT family protein, translated as MNPYTIFADIVAGRAPSSKVYEDDDVMAFMDIRPMTPGHLLVVPKVAARSLAELDPVVGGKLFQVGQRLAAALRTSEVGCDGVNFFLADGVTAGQEVFHVHLHVIPRTPGDGFGLRGRPTSPRREDLDYLAASIRGALGA; from the coding sequence GTGAATCCCTACACGATTTTCGCCGATATCGTCGCCGGGCGGGCGCCGTCGAGCAAGGTCTACGAGGACGACGATGTCATGGCGTTCATGGACATTCGGCCGATGACCCCGGGGCATCTGCTGGTGGTGCCGAAGGTGGCGGCGCGCAGTCTGGCGGAGCTCGATCCGGTCGTCGGGGGGAAGTTGTTCCAGGTGGGGCAGCGGTTGGCGGCGGCGTTGCGGACCAGTGAGGTGGGATGTGATGGGGTCAATTTCTTTCTGGCGGACGGGGTGACGGCCGGGCAGGAGGTGTTCCACGTGCACCTGCACGTGATCCCGCGTACTCCGGGCGACGGGTTCGGTTTGCGCGGGCGCCCGACCAGTCCGCGGCGGGAGGACTTGGACTATCTGGCCGCCTCGATCCGCGGCGCGCTGGGCGCCTGA
- a CDS encoding TetR/AcrR family transcriptional regulator — protein MITATTPKGERRRQALIAAAAELLLEGGFEAVRHRSVATRADLPLASTTYYFESLDDLIARAVEFSGMAELDAMRRRVGEVSHRRRGAEATVDLVLDLLVGSDGPDEGARGQLIARYERSVASARHPELREVQLRLRAQLDELLADVLRRSDRMVRPEQLRRLVAVVDGAVVAALTEMDPEPRRMARGALLEVIDIVAPPARGATPEAAYVTTDGPVRATPQQVDRYRALD, from the coding sequence GTGATCACCGCGACGACCCCGAAAGGCGAACGGCGTCGCCAGGCTTTGATAGCCGCCGCTGCCGAGCTCCTGCTCGAAGGCGGATTCGAGGCGGTGCGGCATCGTTCGGTTGCGACGCGCGCTGATCTGCCCCTGGCGTCGACCACCTACTACTTCGAATCCCTGGACGACCTCATCGCGCGGGCGGTCGAGTTCAGCGGCATGGCGGAGCTGGACGCGATGCGCAGGCGGGTCGGCGAAGTGAGCCACCGCCGCCGCGGCGCGGAGGCCACCGTCGACCTGGTGCTCGATCTGCTGGTGGGCAGCGACGGTCCCGACGAGGGCGCCCGGGGGCAGCTCATCGCCCGCTACGAGCGCTCGGTCGCCTCGGCGCGGCACCCGGAGCTGCGCGAAGTCCAGCTGCGGCTGCGCGCCCAGCTGGACGAGTTGCTGGCCGACGTGCTGCGCCGCTCCGACCGGATGGTGCGGCCGGAGCAGTTGCGCAGGCTGGTCGCGGTGGTGGACGGCGCCGTGGTCGCCGCGCTCACCGAGATGGACCCGGAACCGCGGCGGATGGCCCGCGGCGCGTTGCTGGAAGTGATCGACATCGTCGCGCCCCCGGCGCGGGGCGCGACCCCCGAGGCCGCCTACGTGACCACGGACGGCCCCGTGCGCGCCACGCCCCAGCAAGTGGATCGTTACCGAGCACTAGACTGA
- the purB gene encoding adenylosuccinate lyase, protein MSIVPNVLATRYASPELVHLWSPEHKIVLERRLWLEVLRAQAELGVDVPEGVVADYERVLDEVDLASIAERERVTRHDVKARIEEFNALAGHEHVHKGMTSRDLTENVEQLQIRLSLEHVHGHGVAIAARLAERAAEYQALVMAGRSHNVAAQATTLGKRFASAADELLIALTRLRELIDRYPLRGIKGPMGTAQDMLDLLGGDPGKLARLEQQVARHLGFATVLTSVGQVYPRSLDHDVLSTLVQVGAGPSSFAHTIRLMAGHELVTEGFQPGQVGSSAMPHKMNTRSCERVNGLQVVLRGYASMAAELAGAQWNEGDVFCSVVRRVALPDAFFAIDGMMETFLTVLAEFGAYPAVIARELDRYLPFLATTRILMAAVRTGVGRETAHEVIKEHAVAVALAMREQGREPDLLDRLAADARLPLDRPALDAALADKSVFVGAAEAQVADVIGQVQKLVDRYPDAARYSPSPIL, encoded by the coding sequence GTGAGCATCGTCCCCAATGTCCTGGCCACCCGTTACGCCAGTCCCGAGCTGGTGCACCTGTGGTCGCCGGAGCACAAGATCGTGCTGGAGCGGCGGTTGTGGCTGGAGGTGTTGCGGGCGCAGGCGGAACTGGGCGTCGACGTGCCCGAGGGGGTCGTCGCCGACTACGAGCGGGTGCTCGACGAGGTGGACCTCGCCTCGATCGCCGAACGCGAGCGGGTCACCCGGCACGACGTGAAGGCGCGCATCGAGGAGTTCAACGCGCTGGCCGGGCACGAGCACGTGCACAAGGGCATGACCAGCCGCGACCTCACCGAGAACGTGGAGCAGCTGCAGATCCGGCTCTCGCTCGAGCACGTGCACGGGCACGGCGTCGCGATCGCCGCGCGCCTGGCCGAGCGCGCCGCCGAATACCAGGCGCTCGTGATGGCGGGCCGCTCGCACAACGTCGCGGCGCAGGCCACCACGCTCGGCAAGCGGTTCGCCTCCGCTGCCGACGAATTGCTGATCGCGCTGACCCGGCTGCGCGAACTGATCGACCGCTATCCGCTGCGCGGGATCAAGGGCCCGATGGGCACCGCGCAGGACATGCTCGACCTGCTCGGCGGCGACCCCGGCAAGCTCGCCCGGCTGGAGCAGCAGGTGGCCAGGCATCTGGGTTTCGCGACCGTGCTCACCAGCGTGGGCCAGGTCTACCCGCGCTCGCTGGATCACGACGTGCTCTCCACCCTGGTGCAGGTGGGCGCGGGCCCGTCCTCGTTCGCGCACACCATCCGGCTGATGGCCGGGCACGAGCTGGTCACCGAGGGCTTCCAGCCCGGGCAGGTGGGCAGCTCGGCGATGCCGCACAAGATGAACACCCGCTCCTGCGAGCGGGTCAACGGCTTGCAAGTGGTGCTGCGCGGTTACGCCTCGATGGCCGCCGAGCTGGCGGGCGCGCAGTGGAACGAGGGCGACGTGTTCTGCTCGGTGGTCCGCCGCGTCGCGCTGCCGGACGCGTTCTTCGCCATCGACGGGATGATGGAAACTTTCCTCACCGTGCTGGCCGAGTTCGGCGCCTATCCGGCGGTGATCGCCCGCGAACTGGACCGGTATCTGCCCTTCCTCGCCACCACCCGCATCCTCATGGCGGCCGTCCGCACCGGTGTCGGCCGCGAGACCGCGCACGAGGTCATCAAGGAGCACGCCGTCGCGGTCGCCCTCGCCATGCGCGAGCAGGGTCGCGAACCCGATCTCCTGGACCGCCTCGCCGCCGACGCGCGCCTGCCCCTCGATCGCCCTGCTCTCGACGCGGCGCTGGCCGACAAGTCGGTCTTCGTCGGCGCGGCCGAAGCCCAGGTCGCCGATGTGATCGGCCAGGTGCAGAAACTGGTCGACCGGTACCCGGACGCGGCGCGGTACTCGCCCTCACCGATCCTGTAG